The window ACGGCCGTCAGCGCCCCGGCCGCCGGCCAGCCGGTGCGCGCGGGAAGGACGATGAGCACCGAGGCGGCCGCGAACCCCACCAGCTGGGGGTACGGGCCGTCCGGTGCGGCCAGCACGACCAGGACCAGGGCGAGTTGGAGGCCCAGCGTCCATGCGGCGTACGGGGGACGCACGCCCGGCGGGCGGGGCAGGGAGTGGTAGGCCTGAAGCCCGACCACCGCCACCAGCACGGCCGCGTACCCGGCGATCCGCCCGCCGGGCACCCCGTCACCGAGCAGGAAGGCCATGCCCACGATCAGGTACTCCAGGTGGGTGGCGACCACGATGGGCCACGCCGGCCCGGGCGTCATGGCACGGGCGGTGACGTCCGCCCCGTCGTCCGCCTCCGCCTCCGACTCCGCCGACTGCACGGTCGGCGCGGCGCGCACGCGCTCCGAAGCCGCCCGCGCGACCACCACCATGTCCCGCGCCGCCCGCGTGCCCTGCCCGGCGAGCCGGGCGATCTCCGCCAGGGCCGCTCCCAGCACCGCGTCCAGGTCCCGCCCGGCGCGTTCCCGCTCGGCCGTGACCCGGGCCTGCCCCAACGCGCCGAGAGTGGCGCGCAGTTCGGCGTAGAGATCGGTGAGCCTGGTCAGCGCGTAGATGATCAGCCCGTGGGCAAGGGCGTTGCCCATGCCGTTCAGGACGGAATGGACACTGCCGTCACCGGGTGCGAGCGGCCCGGCGGCCAGCACGATGACGCCGAACAGGGCCCACCGCAGGCGCCGTTCGACGACCAGCAGCACGGAGGCGCCGAGGAAGCCGGGCAGGCCCGACCAGGGCGCGAGCAGGAACTGGGCCGCCAGGGTCCAGGCACCGCGCAGCCGCCGCGTCGACGGCAGGCAGGTGGCCAGCTGGAGCAGCACCATCGGTACCGCCGCGGGGCGCGGCAGGACGACAGCCGGCTCGAAGGAGAATCCGAGAACGACGACGAGGAGGATCACCGAGAGGACCGCCGGCGCGGGACCGGCATCGTCCACGCTGCTCGGCCCGGCGTTCTCGGGCCCGGTGCCCCCGGGCCCGGATCCGATGACCCTCCTGCGCCGAAATGCCCTGCCCCACCCGTTCATGAGGTCACGTTAGACGCCCGTGCGCGGCACCCGGCCCACCCATGTGAAATACACATCGGTCGGTGTACCTCGCACTGCCGCCGGCCCGGCCCGGGACGGGATCGTCGTCCCATGCGTACGACGTCGATACGGACCCTCACCACCCTGGCCGCCACGATCACGATCACCTCCGCCGCGCTGCTCGCCGTCGCGGCGCCCGCACCCGCGGCCACAGCCCCCCGTCCCGACGCCCTCAGCTCCTCCCACTCCCTCGGCTCCCTCGTCGACACCGCCGTCGCCGGGTACCTGGAGGACGACCGCATCCCCGGCGCGGCCGTCACGGTCGTGGCCGGCGGCCGCACCGTCCTGGCCAAGGGCTACGGAGTCGCCGACGTCCGCACCCGCACCCCGGTCGACCCGGAGCGCACCACCTTCTTCCTCGGCTCGCTCGCCAAACTGTTCACGGCGCAGGCCGCCTCCCGGCTCGTCGCCGGGGGTGAAGTCGACCCGAAGGCCGACGTCAACGACTACCTCCGCGCGGTCACCGTCCCGGACACCTACCCCGGCCGCCCCGTCACCCTGGACCGGCTCCTCACGCACACCGCGGGCTTCGACAGCGACCTCATCGGCCGCAACCGGGCCACCGCGAACGACGTCGAACCGCTCGCCGAAAGCCTCGTGACGCGCCGGCCACCCCGGGTCCGCGCACCGGGCACGATCGCCGCCTACGACAACTACGGCTACGCGCTCGCGGGCCAGCTCGTCGCCGACGTCTCCGGCCGTTCCTTTCCCGAGTACGTCGACGAGCACATCCTCCAGCCCCTGGGCATGACCCGTTCCACCTTCGCCCAGCCGCAGCCCGCCCCGATCGCAGCCGGCCTCGCCCGCGGCTACCGCCCCGGCGGCGCGTCCGGCTGGACCCAGGACAAGGGCCAGTACGGTGCCTGGAGCCCCGCCGGGCCCGGCGCCGTCAGCACCGCCGCCGACATGGGCCGCTGGATGAGCGCACAGCTCACCGACGACACCCCGGCGAACCGCCTCATGCAGCAGGTGCACCACCGGCAGGATCCCCGTATGCCCGGACTCGGCTACGGCTTCGAGGAGTGGCGGCGCGGCGGGCGGACCGGCTGGTTCAAGGACGGCGACCTCCCCGGATTCCACGCCGGGTTGCTGCTCGTCCCCGGCCACGACGTGGGCGTGTTCGTCGTCTTCAACGGCGACGGCACCGACGGCCGCGCCCCGTGGGACGGCAGGGACCTCATCGACCGGATCGTCGACGCCCTCCTCCCGGCGGGGGCAGCCGCGTCGGCCGCCCCGAGCCCCCCGAGCACCGTAGGCGCCCCCGCCCTCGACTCCTTCACCGGCAGCTACCGCGCCGCCCGGGTCAGCCGCAGCAGTCTCATGGCGATCGAAGGCCTGGTCGCGGGAGTCACGGTCGAGAAGGACGGCGAGAACGGACTGCGCACCACCGGCCTCTCCCTCGACCCCGGCCGGCCCGAACAGGTCTGGCTGGCCCTCGGTGACGGCCTGTTCCAGGAGCGCGGCGGAACCGGTGCGACGCTCGCCTTCCCCGGGGACGGGCTGCTCGTATCGTCCTCGATGCCGTCCACGGCATACGAGAAGCTGCCGTGGCACCGGTCTCCGGCCCTGCACCTGGGGCTGCTCGCGAGCGGCATCGGGGTGCTGGTACTCGCCGCGCTCGTCCTTCCCGCGACCGCCCTGGTACGGCGGATGCGGGGGAGTGCCCCGCACCCGCCCGCGGCACGGGCCGCGCGGGCGGCGGCCGCTCTGACCGGGTTGATCGCCGCCGCGTTCACGGTCGTGCTCGCGGCGGTCGTCTCGGACGGCAACGCGATGATGGAAAGCGTGCCCCTGGGCTCGCCGCTGCTGTCCACCGCGACGACGCTGGCCACGGCGCTCGTGCCCTGCGCCCTGGTGGTGCTGGCGGGTGCGGTCGCGGCCTGGCTCCGCGGCTGGTGGAACGTCACCGGCCGCATCCTGTTCACCCTCACGGCGGCGGGCGCGACCGCCACGGCGAGCCTGCTGCTCCAGTACCACCTGGTGGCCGGCCCGTTCGCCTGAACCTTCTCAAACCCCCATGAGGCACACGGTCGTCCGCGGCCGCGGAAAGCAGAGGAGCAGATCATGAACAAGTGGACCAGGCGCGGTCTCATGACCGCCGGCGCGGCGGCCGGAGCCGCCGCGCTCATCGGCGCCGGACCGCCGTCCCGGCGGCCGGAGCCGCTCGACATCGTCACCGGCCTGGACGGGTTCGGCGCACCGTCGACCGCGGCCGCCGGAGCGGTGACCTTCCGGTTACGGACGACCAGCACGCAGACCGGCATCGTCGGCATCGCCCGGCTCCGTCCCGGCATCGGCGAGGCCACCTTCCGCAGGCACTTGCGCGACGTATTCGAGAAGGAGACCCCGCGGGACGTCATCCGGGCGTCCAAGGACCTGATGGCCGCCGCCGAGCTGCTCGGCGGCGCCATGGCGGTGCCCGGCTCGCAGCCGGCCTTCACCGTCCGGCTGCGCCCCGGCCGCCACCTCGTCCTGGAGTACAAGGACTTCGAGGGGCCGCACGTCGGACGCGACCCGCTCCCCGGCGAGGAGTACGTCCGCCCGCTCCTCGTCCGGGCCACCGGCGACGCCGGAGCCGCGTGCACACCCCCGTCCGCCACCGTCACGGCCGTCGACACCGCGGAAGGCCCGCGCTTCGTCCTGGAGGGCGGCATCCGCCGCGGGCGGCCCGTGCGGTACGTCAACGCGATGCGGGGACAGGCCGACGAGCTCGCGGTGTACCCGCTCGAGGACGACTCCGTCACCGAGGCGGACATCCAGGCGTTCTTCCTGGACACCGGAACGCCCGCGCCCTTCGACCTGCGCGCGCAGCTGGGTACGCCGCCGCTCTCCCCGGGGCGGAGCGCGGTCGTCGAGATGCCCCTCGACCGGGGCCGGTACGCCCTCACCAGCTGGGTCGCGGGGATGAAGGACGCGCAGCACCTGTCCGCCCACGGCCAGGTCCTCATCGTCACGGTCCCGTGACCCGGTCCGGGGTGAACGGGCGCCCGGCCCGACCGGGCGCGGGGCGACGCCGGACGGTCAGGTCCGCTTCAGCAGGCTGGCGTAGGCCCGCTCCATGCCCTGCGCATGTCCGGCGCCCAGCTCGACGTAGACGTGCCCACTGGCCGTGCACGCCTCGCGCAGGGCTGCGCTCCGGTCCCTGACCCACGCCGCGATCTCGCGGTAGGTGGCGTCATCGGCTCCTTCGAGCCAGTCCGGGGTGCCACGCAGCTGTTCGGGGGTCAGCTGCGTGTTACCGAGGAAGACGGAGGCCAGCGGTATTCCGAGACCGCCGGCCTCCGTTGCCGCCGCCGGTGTGACGATGTCGCCCTCGACCACATAGCCGTCCTCGGGATCGGTGGCGTCGAGGGCCTCGGCGGCCGCCCGGACGAACTCGACGAGGAACGGCTGGGCCAGCTCTGCCTTGTCCGCATGCGTACCGTGCCGCACGCCGTGCTCGGGGGCGGCGCGCTGGAGCATCGACACCAGGGCGTCGGTCGGGCATCCGGGGAGGCCTGCCCTCTCCAGCAGCATCCACGCGAGGGTGCTCTTGCCCACCCGGGGCGGCCCTCCGATCAGATAGATCACACGAAGAACGTACCCCGGGCGCCGGCTTGGGCGACCCGCCCTGGCCGGTTCCCGGTCACCGCCTCCGGTCGGCACCCGGCCGCCGGGAGCGCCCGCGGCCGTCCGAAGTGCCCGGAGCCGTCAGCCCGAGACGGCCTTGGACCAGTTGCGGTTGACGGTCTCCCGCGCCTTCTCCCGCTCCGCCTCCGTCGGAAACGTCGGCGTGCCCTCGACCGTCGGCAGATTCTCCGCGGCGGCCTCGTCGAGGGTGCCGTCCTCCTTCATGGCCTCCATGAGGACAGGACGTGCGTAGGCGCCGAGCCGCAGGTTCTGGCCCTCCGGGCTGAAGACGTACTCCTGCCACAGGCGGGCCGCCGCGGGGTGCGGGGCGTCCTTGTTCACGCCGTTCGCGTAGTACTCGGCGAAGCTTCCGTCGAAGGGGATGGCGGTGCGCCAGTCGACGTCCAGGCCCTTCTCCCGGAACTGGTCGGCGTACCCGAGGTTGAGGAAGTCCCAGTCGATGCTGATCGGAGTCTGGCCCTTCGCGATCGTGTCCGGCGAGGATTCGACCGGGATGAAGTTGCCGCTCTTCTTCAGCTCGGCGAAGAAGTCGATACCGGGCTGGATGTTGTCGAAGGACCCCCCGTTCGCCAGGGCCGCCGCGTACACGCCGGCGAAGGCGGAGCCGGACTTGGTCGGGTCGCCGTTGAGCGAGACCTGGCCCTTGTACTCGGGCTTGCGCAGATCGGCGAAGGTCGAGGGGCAGGTCTTCACGCGCGTGGCGTCACAGCCGATCGAGACGTAGCCGCCGTAGTTGTTGTACCAGCGGGCGCGCCTGTCCTTCTGCTCCTCGGGGATCCGGTCGAAATCCGCGACCTCGTACGGAGCGAGCAGGCCCTGCCGGGCCGCCGACTGCGCGAACGAGCCGCCCACGTCGATCACGTCGGGGGCGCGGCCGTCGCGCCTGTGCTCCTTCAGGGCGTTGATCTCGTCCTGGCTGGTTCCCTCCGGGTTCTCCACCGAGACCTTGATCCCGTACTTCTTCTCGAAGCCGTCGATCAGTGCGCCGTAATTCGCCCAGTCCCGCGGGAGCGCGATCGTGTTGAGCGTGCCCTCCTTCTTGGCCGCCGCGGTCAGCGCCGCCATACCGCCGGCGTCCGCGGCGGAGGTGGCCTCCGCGGGCGCCCTGGGCGGGGCGACGGGCTTCTCTCCGCACGCGCCGAGGGGCGCCGCCGCGAGGGCCAGGAAGGCGGCGACGAAGGCTGTCCGGAGACGGGGTGCGGGCACAAAGACTCCATAACGGGCGGTCGCGTACCGTTCGAGGCCAGGGTACGTTCGGCAGCCTCGGCGGCGCAGTCCCGCACGGTGGTGTCCGCCGTCTTCCCTGCGGCTGCCGTAGCGGCGCCCGCTCAGAGCCCCTCGTCGTCCCACCCGGCCAGGAGCGCCTCCCCGAGATCCATGGAGGCCGGCTCGTCCCCGGCGTGCAGTGCCTGCTCGCTCCAGATGATCTTGCCGCGGGCGGTGTAGCGGGTGCCCCAGCGCTCGGCGAACTGGGCGACGAGGAACAGGCCGCGGCCGCCCTCGTCGGTGTCCGCGGCCCGGCGCAGGTGCGGGGAGGTGCTGGATCCGTCGGAGACCTCGCAGACCAGGCAGCGGTCGTACAGCAGCCTCACCCGGATGGGCTCGGTGCCGTAGCGGATGGCGTTGGTCATCAGCTCGCTGAGGATGAGTTCCGTGGTGAACGAGATGTCCTCCAGGCCCCACTCCGCCAGCCGGCGGGCGCAGGCGTTGCGCACGGGGGACACCGCCGCGGGGTCGGGGGCCACGTCCCACTCGGCGATCCGGGCCGGGTCCAGCAGGCGGGTGCGGGCCACCAGCAGCGCGACGTCGTCGCTGGGCCTGGTGGGCAGCATCGCGTCGATCACCGCGGTGCAGGTCTCCTCCGGGGTGCGGGCGGGCCCGGACAGGGCGGCGCGCAGCGCTGCCATTCCGGCGTCCGGATCATGGTTGCGGCTCTCGATCAGCCCGTCGGTGAAGAGCGCCAGCCGGGAGCCCTCGGGAAGGGTGAGCGTCATGGTGTCCATCGGCAGGCCCGCGCCCAGGCCCAGCGGCGGGGAGACCGGCACGTCGGGGAAGGACACGGTCCCGTCGGGGTCGATCAGGGCGGGGCCCGGGTGGCCGGCGGTGGCGGCGGTCACCTGCCCCGAGACGGGATCGTAGATGGCGCACAGGCAGGTGGCTCCGGTGATCCCCTGCCACTCCTGCTCGTCGGCGTCGATGTGGGTGACCAGCTCGTCCAGGTGGCTCAGGAGCTCGTCCGGCGGCAGGTCGAGCGTGGAGAAGTTGTACACGGCGGTGCGCAGCCGGCCCATGGTGGCGGCCGCGTAGAGACCGTGGCCGACGACGTCGCCGACCACCAGGGCCACCCGGGTGCCGGGCAGCGGGATGACGTCGAACCAGTCACCGCCCACCCCGGCCCGGGCGGCCAGGTAGCGGTGCGCGACCTCGACGGCGGACTGTTCCGGTACCCCCCGGGGCAGCAGGCTGCGCTGCAGGGTCACGGCCATGTTGTGCTCGCGGGTGTAACGGCGGGCGTTGTCGACGGACAGGGCCGCCCGGGCGGTCAGCTCCTCGACGAAGGACACGTCCTCCTCGTCGAACGGCGGGGAGTCCTGCCCCCGCCAGTAGCCGGCCATGCCCAGCACCACGCCCCGGGCCCGCAGGGGGACCACGATCAGGGAGTGGATGCCGCGGTCCAGGATCTGCAGGGCGTTGGCCTGGTGCTGGGCCCGCCAGCGGTGGGTGACGCGCAGGTCCGCCTCCAGGACCGCCCGGCCGCCGGCCAGCCCGGCGGCCATGGGGCCGCTGGGACCGAACCGGATCAGCTGGCCGACGGGGGAGAGCGGGTGGTCGCCGTCCAGGCCGACGACGGCGGTGCGGCGCATCTCGGTGATCGCTTCGGGCGGCTCCTCGCCGCGCAGCACCGGGTCCAGCAGGTCGACGGTGACCACGTCCGCGAACCGCGGGACGGCCACCTCCGCCAGTTCCTCCGCGGTGCGCTCCACGTGCAGCGTCGTGCCCACCTGCACCCCCGCGTCGTACAGCAGCTTCAGCCGCTCGCGGGCCACCTCGGCCCGTCCGGCGAGTGCCCGCAGCTCGGTGGTGTCCCGCAGCGTGACGACGGTCCCGGCCTTCCCGTAGGGGGCGGTGGGCCGGATGTTCACCGCCAGCAGCCGGTCGGCCGCCATGTGCAGCTCGTCGCTCGCGGAACGGCCCGACGTGATCGGATCGGCGATCCCCTCCTCCAGGCCCAGGTCGGCCACGGGCAGCCCTTCCGCGTCCGCCGGCAGGTCCAGCAGCCGCCGGGCCTCGTCATTGGCCAGCAGCAGCCGTCCGCCGCCGCCGACGATCAGTACGCCCTCCCGTACGGCGTGCAGCACCGCGTCGTGGTGCTCGTACATGCTCGTCATCTCGGCCGGTCCCAGTCCATGGGTCCGGCGCAGCAGCCGGCGGCTCACCAGAGCCGTCCCGCCCGCGGACAGGGCGAGCACCGCGGCCGCGGTGCCGAGCACGACCGGCAGCTGTCCGTTCACCATGCTCTGGACGTTCTGGACCGTGACGGGGGAGGAGACCACGGCGATGACCTTGCCGTCGTCGTCCTTGACGGGGACCACCGAGACCACGGACTGACCCAGGGACCCGGCGAACGTCTCGGTGAAGGACGTGCCGGCCGCCGCCTTGGAGAAGGGGCCGACGACGCGTTTGCCGATCTGCCGCAGGTCGCTGTGGGCGAGGGTGACCCCGTCGAGCGTGTACACGTTGATGCCGTCGACCCCGGCGATCTTCGCGGCCGCCTGGGCGCTCGGCTGGAGCACCGCGCTGGGGTGGGCACTGCGCACGGCGGCGACGATCCCCGGAGACTCCGCGAACGTTCCGGCGGCGGCGAGGGTACGGTGCCGGGCGTCCAGCATGGCGGAGCTCCGGGCCTGCACCACCAGCGCCACGACGGCGGCGGCGACGAGAAGGACCACGACGGCCAGCTGGAGGAGGAACACCTCGCCGGCCACGCTCCGCGCGCTCAGGAGCGAGGTCAGACGCTGCGGCGGCCGTGCCTTTCCCCCGGAGCGCCTGGAGGACCCGGCGGGCCCGCCCGGCTCGGCGGGCTTGGGGGTGCCCGGGGGCCGGGCGCCCTCCTGCTGCTCCTGGGGGTGTCCTGAGCGGGGGCGTCGGGGGGGAGGGGAAGAGCTCGTGGTCGAGCCGAGCAGCCGACGCCGGAAATGTCCAAGGACATTGCTCATACTTCAGTTTCCAACCTCTGCGGGCGGTCGGCAGCGGGGAGCGACGCCCGCCGGGCGAACGGCGATCCGGCGCCGTCGCTGACCTGGGAAGTGCGGGCGGAGCGGTCCCGGACGGCGGGGGGTTCCCGGCGGTGTCCCGCCGCAGCTGCGCGGGCGCGTCGCGCAGTGCGGTGGGGATCCGGGCCGGCGTGGCGGACGCGGCCCGAGTGGCTTGCGGATGCACCCCGTTTTCGGCCAGCCATGTGACCGAAAAAGGGGCTTCATTCTCGCGGCGCAGGAAGGTGTCTTCTGAATCCAAGGAGCCCGTGCCTGCGGGCTTGATGTTCGAAGGGGTGCGGTCCGGCGCGCCATTGAATCGAGACCTGGATGGGAGGCGTCTCACGCCTCGGCATTCCAAGTTGAGTCCTGCCGTCTTGAATAATGCTGTGTTAACGTCGGAATTGTTGATCACCGCGGGCCCTAAAGCCCAGGGATCACATCAAGGGATGTCGCCGTCATCAACCCTGACCGCTTCCCGGTTTCCCACTCGGTCCGCCATCTCCGGAATCGAGTGTTCCGCCTATACCGCCCCTCTGTGCTCATGCATGGAGGGTGAAGAGTTGTGCGATGAGCTGCGTCACCACCTTTCTGTGTGGAGAGCGGCGTTCGGGGGAATTTAGTTGAACATTGGATGGGTAGGATGCTGAATCCGTTGGTCCAGGCTCTTCTGAGCCGATGCGACGATCCGGAGGACCGGGGGGTTCTCACGGATTGCGCTTCCGGTCGTACGGTATCGGCGCAGCAGTTCTGGAATGATTCTCAGCAGGTGGCCCGGCTGCTTGCGCAGCACGGTGTGGTCCGGGGGGACCACGTGGCCGTCACCATGCCGGCGGGCGAGGTCTTCGCGCACATCATCTACGCATGTTTCGTCATCGGGGCCGTTCCTGCATTTGTCGATGCGGGAACGAGCAAGGAGATCCTCACCAAGTGCATCGAGGAACTGGAGCCGAAACTCTGGGTGAGTGCGAGTCCGGTTCCCGGTCAGGAAACGCGGTATCCGGAACACTTCGACGTCCGTCAGCAGCCGCCCTCTGCGGCCGAGGCCGTCCAGCCCGTTGAGGTATCCGGTGATGACGCCGCGCTCCTGCTCTACACGAGCGGCACCACGGGCCTCCCCAAGGGCGTGCCGTGGACCTGCGCGCACCTCGCCTCGTACGTACGGATTCAGCGCGACTCGTACGAACCGTTCGGCGTGAAGTCGGAGTTCGCCTTCTTCGCGCACCTCGGGATCAAGGCGATCGCCATGGGCCGCCGCGCTGTCATACCCGCGCTGGACGAGACGCAGCCGGCCCTGTTGTCCCTTCCGGATGCCGTCCGGCAGATGGCCGCCCACGGATGCGACTACGTCTTCGCGTCGCCGGTCTTCTGGCAGCGCCTTTCGGACGCGTGCCTGGGCGGGACGGTCGAGGCGCCGCCGGTGAAGGTGGCCGCCACTGCGGGGGCGGCGGTCAATCCCGGGATGCTGGCCACGCTCGCCGAGGTCATGCCGGGCACCCGCATCTACGTGCCCTACGCCAGCACCGAAGCGCTCATGCCCATCACGCTGATCGAGGCGGGGACGATGGCTGCGCTGAGCGAGACGGGCACGCGGCTCGGCCACGGCGTCCCGCTGGGGCGGGCGGCGGAGGACACCCGCGTCGCGGTCATCGACCCCCGTGCCTCCGAGCTGCGCGAGATCACCGACGCCGACCTCCTGGGGCCGGGACAGATCGGTGAGCTGATCGTCAGCGGTCCCAGGGTCACCACCGAGTACTTCAAGCGCCCCGAGCTGACCGACTACGCCAAGTTGCGGCACACCGGTGACGGGTCCCTCTGGCACCGCATGGGCGATGTGGGGTACCTCGACGCGGAGGCCATGGTGTGGTTCATGTGCCGCAAGAAGCACGTCGTCGACACCGCGGTCGGGCGCGTCTATCCCGATCAGCAGGAACAGGTCTACAACCACCACCTGGGCATATACGACTCCGCGGTGGTGGCGGCTCCGGGCGCGGACCGGGTCCGGCTGGTCCTCTCGGACGTGTTCCGGGGGCGGGTTTCACCCCAGGACGTTCAGGCCGTGGCCGAGCAATTCAATCTCCCCGTGCCCCGACTCGTCTTCTACCCGGGCCGGCTTCCTTCGGACAGGCGTCACAACAGCAAGATCGACCGCGAGGCGATCCTGGACTGGTGTCTGCATCGGAAAACTAACTGAGAGGCGCACGTGAGATTCGCCGAGTTGATGGATTTTTACCTTGAGGCATGTTCGGACCGGAAGCAGGTGACCGATCACCTCGAAGACCTGCTCTCCAGCTTCCCGGAAAAGTCGATCATCGACTGCTCCGTAGGTACGGGGTTCATCACGCTGGACCTGATCAGCCAGGGATACGGCATCGTATGCACCGACGGCAGTGCGGGAATGCTGGAACAGTTCGAGCGGAACGCGGCGGAACTGGGGCTCGAAGCCAACCCCGTTCTCCTCGACTGGGCCGATCTGTCGGGCACCTTCCCCGACATGTTCGACCTGCTGATCTGCCGCGGCAATTCGCTGGTGTACGCGAACGTGTGGGACGACAACACCGCGGCGGCCGGCGCGAGCTCGATCGCCGGCCATCTCAAGAGCATGTACGGAGCCCTCAAGCCGGGTGGATTCATCTACGTCGACATCCCCGCCGCGCCGAGCGAGGAGCGTTCCTCCGGACGCATCTCCCACGTTCCCTGCGAGATACGGGGCAGGCAGGTGACGGTGACCGAATCGATCGCGGACATTCCTGAATCAGAAATCCGGCGGTGGGACGTGCGCATGGAGATCGATGACGAGGTCTTCGAGTTCACGCGGCACTCCCACATGTACGGCGAGAGCCGCCTTCGGGAGGCCCTGGAGCAGGCCGGATTCGTCGAGATAATGCCCCTGGAGGGCAACACGCTGCGTGAGCACTACCAGGTGTTCACCGCCAGGAAGCCGCTCGGCAACGTGATGCAGAGGTTTGCCCAGCCCGCAGGCGCTTCGTCGGCCCGTTTCTGACAACGGCGGGTCCGGGCCCGGCCGCTCGGGGGTGTGGCGAATCCCGTCACGCTGTCGAGAAGGCGCGACGCGGCAGGAACGAGCCGGCCCGGGCGGCCGGTCCGCGGACCTCACGTTCTCCGGCGCTCGTCGCGGCGGTCCGGGCGGTCCCGGCCCGAGGGCGAGCGGGCCGGCGCTCCGGGAGCCGAAGCCCTGTCCGTACTCGCCGTCCCCGGCGGCCGTACCCGCGTGATGCGACCGGGCGGCGAGGTGCCGTCCCGGGCCGCGCGGGCCCCACGGGCGAGCCGGGCCGCGGCCCCTGGGCGCCGGGTGGCGGCAGCAGCGGCCCGAGAGCCACGGCGGCGCCGGCCCGCCCGGGCCGCACCCGCCCTCCGAGCACCGGGCCCGCCCGGACCGGCCGCCCGCATCCCCGCCCTCACGTGCCCGGACGGCACCGCGCTTCCCGGGGCCTGCACCGAGGACGCCCCGGTCCTGGCGGAAGCCCTGCGCGTGCCTTCCCCGGCCTCACCATCCACAGCATCAGGAGTGTCATGTCCCGTCGTCTGTTCACCTCGGAGTCCGTCACCGAGGGCCATCCCGACAAGATCGCTGACCAGATCAGCGACACGGTCCTCGACGCGCTCCTCAGCGAGGACCCGACCTCGCGCGTCGCCGTCGAGACCCTCATCACCACGGGTCTCGTGCACATCGCGGGAGAGGTGACGACGAAGGCCTACGCGCCGATCGCGCAGCTCGTCCGGGAGAAGATCCTCGAAATCGGCTACGACTCCTCCAGGAAGGGCTTCGACGGCGCCTCGTGCGGCGTGTCGGTGTCCATCGGTGC is drawn from Streptomyces sp. NBC_01232 and contains these coding sequences:
- a CDS encoding histidine kinase, producing MNGWGRAFRRRRVIGSGPGGTGPENAGPSSVDDAGPAPAVLSVILLVVVLGFSFEPAVVLPRPAAVPMVLLQLATCLPSTRRLRGAWTLAAQFLLAPWSGLPGFLGASVLLVVERRLRWALFGVIVLAAGPLAPGDGSVHSVLNGMGNALAHGLIIYALTRLTDLYAELRATLGALGQARVTAERERAGRDLDAVLGAALAEIARLAGQGTRAARDMVVVARAASERVRAAPTVQSAESEAEADDGADVTARAMTPGPAWPIVVATHLEYLIVGMAFLLGDGVPGGRIAGYAAVLVAVVGLQAYHSLPRPPGVRPPYAAWTLGLQLALVLVVLAAPDGPYPQLVGFAAASVLIVLPARTGWPAAGALTAVAALALLARTDGPGARGTALLLLDIVVIALVFYGLALLTRLVQQVREAREALASLVVARERRRIARDVHDLLGYGLSAIVLKGELAVRDPDRERAGRHLADAAALAERALADLRAIPGEGAELTLEEELASARRVLAAAGIAVRVQGAAHSVDGVSQALFATVLREAVTNVLRHAAGAGRCEVDLGPGLLRVADDGRALPAPQRREGAGPGAGGNGLRNLRERAAALGGVLEAGPAPHGTGPGGARGYVLTVRLESAPVPLTG
- a CDS encoding serine hydrolase domain-containing protein, with the protein product MRTTSIRTLTTLAATITITSAALLAVAAPAPAATAPRPDALSSSHSLGSLVDTAVAGYLEDDRIPGAAVTVVAGGRTVLAKGYGVADVRTRTPVDPERTTFFLGSLAKLFTAQAASRLVAGGEVDPKADVNDYLRAVTVPDTYPGRPVTLDRLLTHTAGFDSDLIGRNRATANDVEPLAESLVTRRPPRVRAPGTIAAYDNYGYALAGQLVADVSGRSFPEYVDEHILQPLGMTRSTFAQPQPAPIAAGLARGYRPGGASGWTQDKGQYGAWSPAGPGAVSTAADMGRWMSAQLTDDTPANRLMQQVHHRQDPRMPGLGYGFEEWRRGGRTGWFKDGDLPGFHAGLLLVPGHDVGVFVVFNGDGTDGRAPWDGRDLIDRIVDALLPAGAAASAAPSPPSTVGAPALDSFTGSYRAARVSRSSLMAIEGLVAGVTVEKDGENGLRTTGLSLDPGRPEQVWLALGDGLFQERGGTGATLAFPGDGLLVSSSMPSTAYEKLPWHRSPALHLGLLASGIGVLVLAALVLPATALVRRMRGSAPHPPAARAARAAAALTGLIAAAFTVVLAAVVSDGNAMMESVPLGSPLLSTATTLATALVPCALVVLAGAVAAWLRGWWNVTGRILFTLTAAGATATASLLLQYHLVAGPFA
- a CDS encoding twin-arginine translocation signal domain-containing protein, with protein sequence MNKWTRRGLMTAGAAAGAAALIGAGPPSRRPEPLDIVTGLDGFGAPSTAAAGAVTFRLRTTSTQTGIVGIARLRPGIGEATFRRHLRDVFEKETPRDVIRASKDLMAAAELLGGAMAVPGSQPAFTVRLRPGRHLVLEYKDFEGPHVGRDPLPGEEYVRPLLVRATGDAGAACTPPSATVTAVDTAEGPRFVLEGGIRRGRPVRYVNAMRGQADELAVYPLEDDSVTEADIQAFFLDTGTPAPFDLRAQLGTPPLSPGRSAVVEMPLDRGRYALTSWVAGMKDAQHLSAHGQVLIVTVP
- a CDS encoding ABC transporter substrate-binding protein; its protein translation is MPAPRLRTAFVAAFLALAAAPLGACGEKPVAPPRAPAEATSAADAGGMAALTAAAKKEGTLNTIALPRDWANYGALIDGFEKKYGIKVSVENPEGTSQDEINALKEHRRDGRAPDVIDVGGSFAQSAARQGLLAPYEVADFDRIPEEQKDRRARWYNNYGGYVSIGCDATRVKTCPSTFADLRKPEYKGQVSLNGDPTKSGSAFAGVYAAALANGGSFDNIQPGIDFFAELKKSGNFIPVESSPDTIAKGQTPISIDWDFLNLGYADQFREKGLDVDWRTAIPFDGSFAEYYANGVNKDAPHPAAARLWQEYVFSPEGQNLRLGAYARPVLMEAMKEDGTLDEAAAENLPTVEGTPTFPTEAEREKARETVNRNWSKAVSG
- a CDS encoding SpoIIE family protein phosphatase; the encoded protein is MAGEVFLLQLAVVVLLVAAAVVALVVQARSSAMLDARHRTLAAAGTFAESPGIVAAVRSAHPSAVLQPSAQAAAKIAGVDGINVYTLDGVTLAHSDLRQIGKRVVGPFSKAAAGTSFTETFAGSLGQSVVSVVPVKDDDGKVIAVVSSPVTVQNVQSMVNGQLPVVLGTAAAVLALSAGGTALVSRRLLRRTHGLGPAEMTSMYEHHDAVLHAVREGVLIVGGGGRLLLANDEARRLLDLPADAEGLPVADLGLEEGIADPITSGRSASDELHMAADRLLAVNIRPTAPYGKAGTVVTLRDTTELRALAGRAEVARERLKLLYDAGVQVGTTLHVERTAEELAEVAVPRFADVVTVDLLDPVLRGEEPPEAITEMRRTAVVGLDGDHPLSPVGQLIRFGPSGPMAAGLAGGRAVLEADLRVTHRWRAQHQANALQILDRGIHSLIVVPLRARGVVLGMAGYWRGQDSPPFDEEDVSFVEELTARAALSVDNARRYTREHNMAVTLQRSLLPRGVPEQSAVEVAHRYLAARAGVGGDWFDVIPLPGTRVALVVGDVVGHGLYAAATMGRLRTAVYNFSTLDLPPDELLSHLDELVTHIDADEQEWQGITGATCLCAIYDPVSGQVTAATAGHPGPALIDPDGTVSFPDVPVSPPLGLGAGLPMDTMTLTLPEGSRLALFTDGLIESRNHDPDAGMAALRAALSGPARTPEETCTAVIDAMLPTRPSDDVALLVARTRLLDPARIAEWDVAPDPAAVSPVRNACARRLAEWGLEDISFTTELILSELMTNAIRYGTEPIRVRLLYDRCLVCEVSDGSSTSPHLRRAADTDEGGRGLFLVAQFAERWGTRYTARGKIIWSEQALHAGDEPASMDLGEALLAGWDDEGL